In the genome of Sphingobium sp. CR2-8, the window GCCAATTACCAGCATATAGCGCGCCACGTGTCCCCGGCGAAAGTGGCAGGCGTAGTGAAGGCCGACGCCTATGGCCTTGGCGCGATCGCCGTGTCGCGCGCCCTGCTGGATGCCGGTTGCCGCCATTTCTTCGTGGCGCATTTGTGCGAAGCGGCGGCATTGAAACCTCACCTGCCGCCTGACGCGACCCTCTACATCCTCAATGGATTGCGTCCGGGCGCGGAGGCGGATTGCGTGGCGGTCGGCGCCGTGCCGATCCTGAACGCGCTGGCGCAGATCGATGCATGGTCCGCCATAGCGCGCGCATCGGGGCGCGATCTGCCGGGCGTCATCCAGGTCGATACCGGCATGTCGCGCCTGGGCCTGAGCATGGAGGAATTGTCGGCACTGCGCGATCGACCGGATCGGCTGACCGGAATCGATGTCCGACTGGTTATGAGCCATCTCGCCTGTGCCGACCACCCCGAAGACGAGGCCAACCGGGACCAGCGCGCACTGTTCGATGCCATCGCCCGCCAGTTTCCCGGCGTTCCGCGATCGATCGACAATTCGGGCGGTGCCCTCGCGCCCGACGTGCAGCATGGCGACATCGTACGCGCGGGCATCGCGCTCTATGGCGGCGCGCCGCATGGCGATCCCAATCCGATGCGCGCCGTCGTCGCGCTCGACGCCTATATCGTGCAGTCGCGCCGGGTGCCTGCGGGGGCAGGGGTGGGCTATGGCCTCACCCATCGCTGCACGCGCCCATCGCATATCGCCACCATCTCCGTCGGTTACGCCGA includes:
- the alr gene encoding alanine racemase, with translation MHFGTAATLRIDLAALVANYQHIARHVSPAKVAGVVKADAYGLGAIAVSRALLDAGCRHFFVAHLCEAAALKPHLPPDATLYILNGLRPGAEADCVAVGAVPILNALAQIDAWSAIARASGRDLPGVIQVDTGMSRLGLSMEELSALRDRPDRLTGIDVRLVMSHLACADHPEDEANRDQRALFDAIARQFPGVPRSIDNSGGALAPDVQHGDIVRAGIALYGGAPHGDPNPMRAVVALDAYIVQSRRVPAGAGVGYGLTHRCTRPSHIATISVGYADGWPRHLSNRGSAYIGGIRVPVVGRVSMDSMALDVTDLPDDLLQPGAPVELIGPHQTIDDVAAQADTISYEILTRLGHRYARDYLAAPVADKESGRS